Below is a window of Halarcobacter anaerophilus DNA.
TCATATGGTACTTTTATATATAGAAAACAAAAACTCTATGCCTTTGGTTTTAGATAATTTAAGCTTCAAGATTCTACCTTTTGATAAAAGAGTAAGACTTCAACCAAAAGTTATTTTCAATGAAAAATCCTCATATGTTTTAAAAAATAAAAAAATCTATAAAAGAGCTAAAATAGATTGGGGAAAAGTAAACAAGTGGGAAAAACTATTAAACAGAGTCTATAAAAAAAATGAATAATCTTCTAAAATATCAAAATCTATCATAGCATTCATTAAAGCAATTTTTTCTGCCTCTTTTAACATCTTTACAGTAATATCCTTTTCTATTAATTCTCCTTTTTCAAGAAGTCTTGCTCTGGTTGTACCTTCTAAAAGAGGTGTTTTGGGAGTCAACCAATTTGTTCCGTCAAATATTGCGATATTTGCAATTGAAGTATCGCTTACAAATGAGTTTTTTATAATAATTATCTCATCAGCCTCTTCTTTTTTTCTATAAAGTTCCTCTATTTTCTCTCTATTTAATAACTTCTTCGAATACTCTATTTTATCATCAAAAATCAATTTAAAAGATTTAATCTCTCTTTTTTGATAAGGATAATAATCAACTTTAATAACACCGTTTTCATCAAAAATAAGCTTACATCTTAAAAGCTCTTTTGAAGGAGCATAAATATAATCTTGCAAATTAAGATTTAATCCGATAGTTTTTGCAACTCTTTTTTCATGAAAAAGAAGATTAGATACTTCATAATCTTCACACTTTATTGTTTCAAAATATTCCATTGTAACCTTACTGTATTGCTTTTTTGTTATAATATCCAAAAATATTTTAGGAAACTTCAGTTTTGAGTGAGATTATAAAAACTTTAAAAAAATATGATAATTTTAAAGATACCTACAAATATGCTTATATTGGTATTCCTAAAGGATTAGGCGGTCTGCAAAAACCTTTTTACGGACAGTTTAATAAATTTTTAAAACTTTATCCCAATTTTCTGCCTAAAAATAGACTTCCTTGTGTTTTATTTATGCATGGTTCAAAAGGACTAAACAAAGCAGAAACCTATAGAAAATGGCTAGTAGAAGCGGGATTTATATTTTTTGCTCCCAACTCTTTTAAAATAGAAAATAGACCTACATATAAAAATCCGGATAAAAAATCATCTTATGAGAAAGTGCATAAAGTAAGACAAGCAGAGATTTTTTATAATATAAGAAAGTTAAAAGATTTAAAATTTATAGATAAAAACAATATTTTTTTAATGGGAAACTCCGAAGGCGGTCTTGCAGCTGCTGCATACAAAGGAAGAGAATTTAGAGGAAGAATAGTTACGGCTTATTCTTGTGAAAACGGTTATTATTCAAAAGATTTTAAAATAGGAGCTAAAAAAAGCGATCCTTTTTTAAATATAATAGGTACAAATGATGAGTTTTTTAGTAAAAATTCTATCCCGAACAAAGAGTACAAAGTGCAAGGGCACTGTACAAAAGCTTTAAGGGAACATAAAAATGCCAAGGTTATTTTATTACCTTTGACAAAACATGACATAACTCAAAATATCTATGTAAAAAGTGATATTATAAATTTTTTAAAGCTGTGGAGCAAAGCTTAATTTTGAATATTCAGTTTATATCCGATACCCGAATAGTTTTGCAAAATAGTTTTATAAGTTTTTTTTCTAAAATCTCTTATTAAAGATTTTAAAGCAGCACTTGTACATTCATTATCCCAAATATGATACGCCAACTCTTCATAAGTTATAACTCTATTTGAATTTTGTATAAAAAGGTTTACTAAAATAGACTCTTTTTTATTTAATATAAAAACTTTTCCCTCTTTTGTAATACTTTGTGTTTGGAAGTTAAACAATATACCCCTTCCTAAATTTACATTACTATAAATTCTACTTTCAATAACTTCAAGAGATTTTTCCAAGCCTAAAAGCAACTCTTCTTTTTTAAACGGTTTTAAAATATATTTTGTAATATAAAGTTCCATTAGCTCATAAAGATATTTATTTGTTTTATTATTACTTAAAACTAAAAATGCCGTTTTTATATCACTTTGCCTAATCTCTTGAAGAAATTTCACCATTGTATTATCAAAAAAAGAATCATCTACAATGATAATACAAGGGGAATACTTCCTATAACAACTTTGGGCTTGTTTTAAACTATTTGCAATAAATACCTTTTTTAACTTCTTCTCCAAAAGAGATAAAACTTCATTTTTAGAAGATGTTTTATCAAAAACGTATAAAACAAATAAGTTATTTAATTTCAAGTATCAAAACCTTTTAAAAAATTTTCAGTATTTTCCACTTTTGCATAAGCAAATTCAAAAGCAGCCATAAAACTTCTTTGAACATCAGAAGAAGAAACTTTTTCCCCCTCAAACTCTAAATCTTTTGTAGCACACGCATCATTTACAACCGTACAATTATATCCAAAATCTTTTGCGGCTCTAACTGTTGCATCAACACACATATGAGTCATTGCACCCACAATTATTAAAGAATTTATACCTTTTTCATCCAAATACTCTTTTAACTTTGTTTGTAAAAAAGAGTTTGGAAAGCTTTTAGTTATCACAAGCTCATTTTTAAGAGGCTCTACACTTTTATGAATATCTGCTCCTGTTGAAGCTGCTTTAAAAAAAGGTGCATAAGCATTTGAATTTTCATGTCTTATGTGAATTATATCCAAAGATCTATTTCTAAACTCTTCTAAAATTTTTGAGGCATTAGAAGATGCCTTTTCACAATTATTCAAAGGAAATTTTGAACCTTCAAAACTTGAAAAATAATCATTTTGAAAATCTACTAGAAGTAATGCTTTTTTTCCCATACTCATCCTTTTATTTTTTATTTAATAAATTATAAAAAGATATAGAGGGGAAAAAGTAGGATAAACTTACTTTTTTTTAGTTTTTTTCTCTTTTTTTACAAAAACTTTTGCCACCTCTTTTGCATATTGAAGCTCAGTAGTAATTCCTACACAAGAGCAGTTTATTTCAGATAAGATATATTTGTCTTTACCCTTTTCATCAAAATCCATAATATAATCCATAGTCCAAAGCAGAGGATAATTCTGACCGTTTAGAAAAGGTTTTATATCTTTTAACCCTTTAATAGTAAGATCAACCACTTCTTTCCACTTAGGTTCCTCAGGTGAATCATATTTATACTCTGCTCCACTAAACAAAGTTGCGGAGAACTCCCCTTCTTGAGGTTTTTTATGAACAACAGAGATTGCTTTGTCATTTACAAGCAAAACTCTAATCTCACCTTCACTGATTCTTTCTAAATATCGGCAGCCTACAAAACCTGTCTTACCTTTAAAATAAGCGGCATTTTCCGATTCTTCCTCAAATTTGACTTCAAATTTTTCTAAAAATTCCGTTATATTGTCATAATAATACTTTTCATTGTTTACAGCCTCAACCGAGAAAATTGAACCGTCATCTTTTTTTGATACAAGGTAAACACCCTCACCTGTTGAACCGTAGTTTGTTTTTAAAACTCTGATTCCGTGTTTTTTTAAATCTTTCGGGAATTTTCTTACAAAATCTGCATAAGTGTGATAAAAATAGGTTTCATCATCTCCAAGTCTAGTATTTTTAAGTTTTGATAAAATATCTTTAAAATCCAGATTAATCATTACATCAGGATGGGTATGAACTTCAATACCGTAACTGCTTAATGCTTTTAAAAATTGGAAATATTCATCAACCTCTTTTAGATTTCCGGGATTGATTCTTGAAATAACGGCAACTGCTCTTTTTTTTAGATATTCAAGCAGTTCATACTTTCTATTTGGTTTATAAAAAACAATCTCTGTTTTATACTCTGTAAGCTCTTCTATTGCATCTAAAATAGGTTTGGTATCAGGTCTGAATCCATCAAAACCTTTATCGTTGCCTTTTTGATACTCAATAATAAAAACTCTGTTTTTCATCACTTCTCCTTGAAAATTTCAAGGATTTTAGTAAATCAAAGAGGATATTTCGGTTACAAAACTTTTAATGTAATTAAATTGTAATTAAAAAGGCAGGTAGACTTTATCAAGCAACTCTTCATACTCTTGATTAACATCGGAGTCACAGGTTATTCCTCCTCCGCTTTTATAAAAAAGATTTCCTTTTTCATCTTTTTGAATAAACCTTATCATAACGGCACTATTTAGATTTTCACCGTCATAAACTCCAAAAACTCCACTGTAAAACTCTCTATCATAGCCTTCGATTTTTTTTAAAATATCTACCGTTCTTTTTTTAGGTGTTCCCGTAATAGAACCTGCGGGAAGAATTGAAGTTAAAATATCACCTATTTTTTCATTCCAGTTTTTATCTAATACTCCCGAGATTTTAGAACTTACTTGCAAAAGTTCTTTATTTCCCGCATTGATTTTATCTATATACCTAAATTTTTCAACTCTTATTTTATTTGATACGATTCCCAAATCATTTCTAAGAAGATCAACTACCATCGTATGTTCTGCCATCTCTTTTTCATTTGCCAAAATTTTCTCTTTGGCATTTGAGATTTTACTGTCAATAGTTCCTTTCATAGGAAAAGTAAAAATTTTATTATTCTCAATTTTAATAAAAGTTTCAGGGGAAAAACAGACAAAATCATCAAAAAATTTTAGTTTGTATTTGGATTTTGCCTTTTGATAAATTTCATCTAAACTCAAATCTGTTTTAATCTCTGTTTTTGCGGTTAAATTAAGAAGATAACTGTTCCCTCTTTTTATATGCTCTTGTATAAAATCAAATTTTTCTTTATATTTTTCAAACGAGAGAGGATATTTTTTTAACTCTTTTTTTACTCTTTTTTTACTCTCTATATTATTTTCAACTTCAAGTTTTATCCCGCAAGGCAGATCTTTTAAAGGTTTTATATAAAATTTTGATAAATCATAAGAGATTATAAAAAGAAACGGCTCCTTTAAAGAGCCGTATCGGTTTAGTTGTTTTTTTAGGTTCAAACTTTATTGAAGTACAAGTTTTTTAAGAACTGCCATTCTTACGGCAACCCCGTTTTTAACTTGTCTTAAAACTTTACATCTTGGATCAAGTAACATTTCATCTGAAATATCTACATTTCTATTAACAGGTCCCGGGTGAAGAAGAAGTAAATCTCTATTTCCGAAAGTCTCTTTTGTAATGCAATAATCTTTTGCATACTCGTTTAATGATTGAAAATATACCTCATGGTGTCTTTCAAGCTGAGTTCTTAAACTCATTACAATATCAATGTTATCAATTACTTTTGAAATATTATCATATTGTTTAAATTCGTCCGTTTCGGCTTTAAAACACTCAGGAGCAACAAAACAAACATCGATTCCGAATCTTGGAAGAAGTTTCATATTTGAACCTGCAACCCTTGAAGTTTTTACATCACCTACTATTGCGATTCTTTTTCCTTGAGTTTCCCCGTCAAAATGTTCCATAATTGTAAAAAGATCTAATAAAGCTTGTGTAGGGTGAGCATTTTTACCGTCTCCCGCATTTATAACGGGACAATCGACATAATCAACCAAACTACCCGGTAATCCGCAATCTGAATGTCTGATAATAATTGCATCAGGTCCCATAGCATTGATGTTCATTACCGTATCAAAAATTGTTTCGCCTTTACTTCTTGAACTTGTACCCACATCTAAAGAGACAACCTCAGCTCCCAATCTTTTTGCAGCTATTTCAAAAGCACTTCTTGTTCTTGTTGAGTTCTCAAAAAAAAGCGTTACTATAAGCTTACCTTTTAAGACTTCACTGCTCTCCATATCCAAAAACATTTTTGCATCATCATAAATATTTAATATTTCATCTTTTGTAAAATCAGATGTTTTAATTAAATGCTGCATTTTTTTCCTTTAATTTTAGTTTGGATTTTAGCTAAATACAGATTAATTATTAATATTTTGTTTAATAAAATTAGCTATAATTTTAAGACTTAAAATTAGGAACAATAATATGTTAGAACAATTAGATAAAGAGTATGTATTACATACATATGCAAGAAATTATGTTAATTTTAAAAAAGGTATAAATGCAACGCTATTTGATGACAAAGATAGAGATTATATAGATTTTACATCGGGAATAGGTGTTGTATCAGTAGGACACGGTAACAAAGAAGTGGCAAAAGCTATTTGTAATCAAGTTCAAAATATAACTCATATATCAAACCTTTACGGAATTGAACCTCAAGCAAAACTTGCTCAAAAAATTGCAAAATTGGCAAATATGGATGTTGCAACATTTTTTGCAAATTCTGGTGCCGAAGCAAATGAAGGGGCAATAAAAATTGCAAGAAAATACGGTAAAACAAAATATGACGGGAAAAGATATAAAGTTATTACATTAGAACACTCTTTTCACGGAAGAACTATTACAACCGTTAAAGCAACAGGTCAAGAATCTTTTCACAGTCCAAACTTCGCTCCGTATCCCGACGGTTTTACTTATAATATGGCAATTGACGATATCTATAACTCTATTGATGATGAAACGGTTGCAGTTATGATAGAGCTTGTTCAAGGAGAAGGTGGAGTTCAACCTTTTGAAAAAGAAGCAGTTCAAGAACTTGCAAAATTTTTAAAACAAAGAGATATTCTTTTAATCATTGATGAAGTTCAAACAGGTGTTTACAGAACAGGTGAATTTTTAGCTTCAAACCTTTATGAAATAGAACCCGATGTTATAACAATGGCAAAAGGTTTAGGTGGAGGTGTTCCAATAGGAGCCGTTGTAACTACTCATAAAGATATATTTGAACCCGGAGATCACGGATCTACTTTTGGGGGAAATTACTTATGTACTACAAGTGCAAATAAAGTATTAGAACTTTTAGAAGAGTATAAAGATGCAGGGAAATTAGATGAAACTATTATCTCTTTTGGGGCTAAATTAAATGAAATATTTGAAAAATATCCAAATATTTTTATTGCCCAAGTAGGACTTGGTCTTATGAGAGGATTAAGAGTAAAAGATGCAGATTTATTAAAAAAAGTTATCGCAACAGCATTTGAAGAGGGTGTTTTAGTATTAAAAGCAGGAAGAAATACTTTAAGACTTTTACCGCCTCTAACTATTTCAAAAGAGGAGATTAACGAAGGCTTTAAGAGGTTAGATAATGCACTTGCAAAAATCGGCTAAATTGACTCTTTTGGGTCTGCTTATTCTGCCCTCTTTTTTAAGTGCGCAGAAAAGTGAACCCGATGAGAAAATTTTATCTAAAGACAGACTTAATATCTTTAAATATAACCAAGAAGAGAATGAACAAAGCAGCAGCAAACTAAAAAAAGATTGGATTAATCCGATAAATTTGTCATACTCAAAAGATAAGTCTGATACTTCAAATACTATAAAAAGTGCTATTAGTATAAGTCAGCCCATTTTTAAAAGTGGCGGGATTTACAGCGCTATAAAGTATGCAGGTGCAACCTACAAATACAACACTCTTGATATAGAATTACAAAAAAAAGAGTTGATTAAAGAAGCAACAACAATGCTTTTTAATCTTCATATTACGACTTTAAATATAAAAAAGAGTGAACTTCTGCTAAAGAATGCAAATATTGACGTTGATAGAAAAAAAGAGCAGGTAATACACGGTTTTTTGGATACTTCAACTTTAGATAATGCTATTTTAGATGCAAATGAGATAAAAAACCAATTAGCAGATTTATATTATCAAAAAGAGGAGTTGATATATAACTTTTCAAA
It encodes the following:
- a CDS encoding aminotransferase class IV family protein translates to MEYFETIKCEDYEVSNLLFHEKRVAKTIGLNLNLQDYIYAPSKELLRCKLIFDENGVIKVDYYPYQKREIKSFKLIFDDKIEYSKKLLNREKIEELYRKKEEADEIIIIKNSFVSDTSIANIAIFDGTNWLTPKTPLLEGTTRARLLEKGELIEKDITVKMLKEAEKIALMNAMIDFDILEDYSFFL
- a CDS encoding alpha/beta hydrolase family protein; translated protein: MSEIIKTLKKYDNFKDTYKYAYIGIPKGLGGLQKPFYGQFNKFLKLYPNFLPKNRLPCVLFMHGSKGLNKAETYRKWLVEAGFIFFAPNSFKIENRPTYKNPDKKSSYEKVHKVRQAEIFYNIRKLKDLKFIDKNNIFLMGNSEGGLAAAAYKGREFRGRIVTAYSCENGYYSKDFKIGAKKSDPFLNIIGTNDEFFSKNSIPNKEYKVQGHCTKALREHKNAKVILLPLTKHDITQNIYVKSDIINFLKLWSKA
- a CDS encoding response regulator transcription factor, which encodes MKLNNLFVLYVFDKTSSKNEVLSLLEKKLKKVFIANSLKQAQSCYRKYSPCIIIVDDSFFDNTMVKFLQEIRQSDIKTAFLVLSNNKTNKYLYELMELYITKYILKPFKKEELLLGLEKSLEVIESRIYSNVNLGRGILFNFQTQSITKEGKVFILNKKESILVNLFIQNSNRVITYEELAYHIWDNECTSAALKSLIRDFRKKTYKTILQNYSGIGYKLNIQN
- a CDS encoding cysteine hydrolase family protein — its product is MGKKALLLVDFQNDYFSSFEGSKFPLNNCEKASSNASKILEEFRNRSLDIIHIRHENSNAYAPFFKAASTGADIHKSVEPLKNELVITKSFPNSFLQTKLKEYLDEKGINSLIIVGAMTHMCVDATVRAAKDFGYNCTVVNDACATKDLEFEGEKVSSSDVQRSFMAAFEFAYAKVENTENFLKGFDT
- a CDS encoding Cj0069 family protein; the protein is MKNRVFIIEYQKGNDKGFDGFRPDTKPILDAIEELTEYKTEIVFYKPNRKYELLEYLKKRAVAVISRINPGNLKEVDEYFQFLKALSSYGIEVHTHPDVMINLDFKDILSKLKNTRLGDDETYFYHTYADFVRKFPKDLKKHGIRVLKTNYGSTGEGVYLVSKKDDGSIFSVEAVNNEKYYYDNITEFLEKFEVKFEEESENAAYFKGKTGFVGCRYLERISEGEIRVLLVNDKAISVVHKKPQEGEFSATLFSGAEYKYDSPEEPKWKEVVDLTIKGLKDIKPFLNGQNYPLLWTMDYIMDFDEKGKDKYILSEINCSCVGITTELQYAKEVAKVFVKKEKKTKKK
- a CDS encoding aminodeoxychorismate synthase component I produces the protein MNLKKQLNRYGSLKEPFLFIISYDLSKFYIKPLKDLPCGIKLEVENNIESKKRVKKELKKYPLSFEKYKEKFDFIQEHIKRGNSYLLNLTAKTEIKTDLSLDEIYQKAKSKYKLKFFDDFVCFSPETFIKIENNKIFTFPMKGTIDSKISNAKEKILANEKEMAEHTMVVDLLRNDLGIVSNKIRVEKFRYIDKINAGNKELLQVSSKISGVLDKNWNEKIGDILTSILPAGSITGTPKKRTVDILKKIEGYDREFYSGVFGVYDGENLNSAVMIRFIQKDEKGNLFYKSGGGITCDSDVNQEYEELLDKVYLPF
- a CDS encoding aspartate carbamoyltransferase catalytic subunit, coding for MQHLIKTSDFTKDEILNIYDDAKMFLDMESSEVLKGKLIVTLFFENSTRTRSAFEIAAKRLGAEVVSLDVGTSSRSKGETIFDTVMNINAMGPDAIIIRHSDCGLPGSLVDYVDCPVINAGDGKNAHPTQALLDLFTIMEHFDGETQGKRIAIVGDVKTSRVAGSNMKLLPRFGIDVCFVAPECFKAETDEFKQYDNISKVIDNIDIVMSLRTQLERHHEVYFQSLNEYAKDYCITKETFGNRDLLLLHPGPVNRNVDISDEMLLDPRCKVLRQVKNGVAVRMAVLKKLVLQ
- a CDS encoding aspartate aminotransferase family protein, coding for MLEQLDKEYVLHTYARNYVNFKKGINATLFDDKDRDYIDFTSGIGVVSVGHGNKEVAKAICNQVQNITHISNLYGIEPQAKLAQKIAKLANMDVATFFANSGAEANEGAIKIARKYGKTKYDGKRYKVITLEHSFHGRTITTVKATGQESFHSPNFAPYPDGFTYNMAIDDIYNSIDDETVAVMIELVQGEGGVQPFEKEAVQELAKFLKQRDILLIIDEVQTGVYRTGEFLASNLYEIEPDVITMAKGLGGGVPIGAVVTTHKDIFEPGDHGSTFGGNYLCTTSANKVLELLEEYKDAGKLDETIISFGAKLNEIFEKYPNIFIAQVGLGLMRGLRVKDADLLKKVIATAFEEGVLVLKAGRNTLRLLPPLTISKEEINEGFKRLDNALAKIG